In the genome of Dromiciops gliroides isolate mDroGli1 chromosome 1, mDroGli1.pri, whole genome shotgun sequence, the window TGGTGCGCCTCGAGAGCTTCCCCGAGCTCATGACGGCCGCCAAGTTCCTGCTCATGCGCTCCGTCATCGAGATCTGCCAGGAGGTCATCAAGCAGTCCAACGTGCAGATCCTGGTGCCTCCTGCCCGCGCTGACCTCATGCTCTTCCGGCCCCCGGGGGCCGCCGACCTGGGCTTCCCCCTGGACATGACCAACGGGGCCGGCTTGGGGCCTGGTGGCAGCGGCATCGCGGGCAGCGTGCCGCCCGACGACGAGGCGGCCCGGGCCGCAGGTGCCGCCGCCGCGGCCGGCCAGGCCGCACTGCCCGTGCTTCCGGGCGTGGACCGCCTGCCCATGGTGGCCGGGCCCCTGTCCCCACAGCTGCTGGCCTCGCCCTTCCAGAACGTGGGTGGCGCTGCCCCACCCCTGAGCGGCAAGCGAGGCCGTGGCCGCCCGCGCAAGGCCAACCTGCTGGACTCGATGATGTTCGGGGCCCCCGGGGGCCTCCGCGAAGCCGGCATCCTCCCGTGCGGCCTCTGCGGGAAGGTGTTCACCGACGCCGGCCGCCTACGGCAGCACGAGGCCCAGCACGGCGTCACCAGCCTGCAGCTGGGCTACATAGACATCCCCCCGCCACGCGTGGGCGAGAACGGGCTGCCCGTCCCCGAGGACCCCGACGGGCCGCGCAAGAGGAGCCGCACCCGCAAGCAGGTGGCCTGCGAGATCTGCGGCAAGATCTTCCGAGACGTGTACCACCTGAACCGGCACAAGCTCTCCCACTCTGGGGAGAAGCCCTACTCCTGCCCCGTGTGCGGCCTGCGCTTCAAGCGCAAAGACAGGATGTCCTACCACGTCCGCTCCCACGACGGCTCCGTGGGCAAGCCCTACATCTGCCAGAGCTGCGGCAAAGGCTTCTCCAGGTGAGAGGGGCCGCCCCCCCCCCTGCAGCCCTCCAGGGGCCAGCTTCCCTcatgcaccccccccccagcttccctGATGCCCACCCTGTTCTGGCCTCTCCTGAAGGGGCTGCTCCCCAGGAGGGGCTTCCCCGGGCTCAGGGGGCCCCCTTCTACTCCGCAGCCTctgggaggaggggggcaggggagcaAGGCCCCTTCATGCCTCTCTCTGGAAGCCCTTTGTCTCCGGCGCCAGGCTTGGGGCCCTTCCGGGGGGAGGGGCTGCAGCCGGGTGCTAGGGCAGCCCATTCAGGCCCAGGCTGGGGTCTGCAGAGAGTTTATGCTTGGGGAGGGTGTGTGCAAGGGGGGAAGGGGCCCTGTCTGCACTCTGCTgggcttcccccctcccccagttatcATAGAGGCACCCCTACACATGCCCCTaccacatgtgtgtacacaccacacacacatacatcacaCAAGTACACACGTACACAATACACCTCACAATAGACATACCACACGTCTACACGCATGATGTTCACATAGACACATACCTCCGTATATCTACACACCTCTCACGCATAAACACCCCCCATACACACCcccctacatacatatatgtacccCACTCATATACACACTCCcctgcatacacacatacacctctCACACCcacgtatacatatacaaacacccCGCATACATACACAACCCTCATATGCACacctctcactcactctcttaCACACATTTTCTCTTATACACGTATCCACATTCTTTCACATACATTCTCAcattctctctcttacacacacacacatcctctctctcacatacacattcTCTCACACACCTTCTCttacacacacattctctcttacacacatatccatattcTTTCACATACATTCTCACTCACATTCTCTCttacatacacattcacacacacattctctctctcacatatacattcatacacattCTCTCAGACACACATATTCTCTCTTACACACATATCCACATTCTTTCACATGCATTCTCAcattctctctcttacacacatacacattcacacacacattctctctctcacacacacattctctctctcagacacacacacacattctctcttaTACACATATCCACATTCTTTCACATACATTCTCACattctctcttacacacacacattctctctctcacatacacattctctcttacacacacattctctctcacacacacattctctcacacattttctctcttacacattcacacacattctctcacacacattctctctcagacacacacacattctctctcagacacacacacacacacacacacacacacagctgctcTGATACCCTGTTCTGCTAGGTTTGGGAGTCTGAGCCCCCACAAAGCTGAGCTTATTCTTCACGCTAAAACCTTGGCCTGAATTCACAAGCTCTGCTGGCCAGCCTTGGCCCCCCCAGCTCCCCTGGTACCCTCCCCACAAAGAAGGTCTCTTGGGCCAGCCCACCCAAGGCATCCATCCCATCCCTTTTTAGTGGTGGGGATGAGGGACCAGACACTTGGGTGGAAGTCTGGCTGGTGGTGTTTTCTCCTTAGTGCTGAATGTTTAGCAAATATTTAAGCAGagtggaaggtggggagggggctgtGTTCCTGGAGGCGAGAGACAGAGCCTCTGGGGCCCCGGGGGGGCCTGGGAGAGGGGCCCATGTAGGGGTGGCAGgaaatgctgctgctgctcccgCTGCCCTGGAACCAGTCTTACCGGTTGGGAGGCCCCTGCCCACCTGCCTCACCAGACAGCAGGTTTAGCAGCCCAGCTGTGCCATCAGCCTCCCTGGTCTGGTCGGCCATTCTCCAGGGATCACATTCCAACCCGCGCCCGGGGATTGGCTGCAGACTAGagaagcagggggaggggagacccAAGTTACCAAGCTGCTTTGCCCTGGGATGGtgaaaagattttttcccctaccAGGAGAAAATTAGAGCCAGTGGGCCCTGCCTCTTTGCAAAGCCGTCTTCCCCTGTGGGTTTCTggctggagggaggaggaagtggtGTCAGGGAAGCccacctcctcttctccccttgtgTCCAGGCCGCAGGGGCTGGCAGGGCTGTCCTCTGGGGGTACTGGGAAGTGGGGTGGCTCGAGCCCTCGCCTGCTCGCCATCCCTGccacttcttccctccctcccaagggTCCTCTTTGAAAGTCtttgtttctccctttcttttcaggccagatcATCTGAATGGACACATCAAGCAGGTGCACACGTCTGAGAGGCCTCACAAGTGTCAGGTAGGGGCGGCCGTTGGAGGGGGTCgaagggctggggctggggtgggagaggggggcGAGACCGGTGGTACATTGTCTAGAGTGTCCGGCCGAGCAGAAGCCCGGGCTGCGAGCCAGGAGCGAGccgttatgtgtgtgtgtgtgtgtgtgtgtgcgtgcgcgttgGGTGGGGGGCCGGAGGGCGCAGCCATCCATCCAGCTGCCAGATGCTTTGCacgtctctcttctctccctcgtGACCTTTCTCTTGCTGCTGTGACCTTTGAGGCTCCGCctcccccagccctgccccagctGCTTGGTCCTGGGGCCCATCCCAGCCCTTCTCTCTGTCGCTTGGGCCCCCTTTTCTAGTATTGCTGGTCTCTGTCCTGGTAAACTGCTGCCTTTGCCGGGGCCCTGTCtgccaggggtgggggtgggggtggcgctCCCTGCTCCTGGCCTATGGTCCCCAAAGACAGCCAACTCTCAGTCATCCAAGGGGCCAGGGATGGCTTGAAAGAATGGGTCCCTGAAGGTCAACCCAAGTCCCTCAGCTCCGTGTCACCAATTTGTTTTGATCTCTTCCCGTCCTTCCCCCACCGTGGGCTCTCATTTCCCCTGCCCAGCCGAATGAATCTTGGCcgtaaaatggagagagagatggggctGGATAACCTACCCTGGACCTTGGGTGACCGAGAGTTAGCTGTATTGTGGTGAAGAGCTCCTTTCATTCATCCTCCTTAGAGCTTTGTGAGTCTTTGCTGGCTTTTctcaaggaaaaaagaaggggtcCCCCCCCCGTCCTAAGTCTCTTCTCTGAAGTGCTTTTAGGTTGATAGGACCCTCTTCTCCACAGCCTGGACAGGTAGGTTGCTGGAGTGTTGTTAGCTCCATCTcatacttgaagaaactgaggcccagagatggaagTGACTTGGCTGTGGCCACCTGGTTACTAAAGTGTCTGAGCCAAGATTGACACCGGGTCTCTTGACCCCGACTCCGGTGTTTGTTGCCCTCTGTCATTGTGCCTCCCCGGAGCACAGCCGGGGCCGGAGCCGGCTCGAGGTTTCCTAGTCAGTGTGGACACTTCCATTGTGAGCCTGCCGTCCTCCGGGGAAGTTGGGGCTCTGGGGGCTCTGAACCCATAGGCAAGTTcagcctctctcctctttcccgcgggccatctcctcccttcccccttgacTGTCACTCTCACAGGATCCGAGGAGGAGAAATAAGGCCCAGTTGGTAACTCCACCACTTActcttatccatcttctttcattgaTTGCCATTGTCATCTTCAGAAGGGTAGAAGTCCTTCAGGGTTTCTTCAGGTCTAGCACCCCCTAGTGGGAGCTCCAGCCCTTCATGCCTACTCGTCCAGGAGGAGAACTCTGAGATGTGTGCTAAGTTAAATCTCAAACAGCAGGAGGCTTGGGAAGCCATCGAATCCATCCCCTTGATTTTGGGCCCAGAGATGGGAGAAACCTTCCAGGCCCAGTCCTTGCAGATTAGGTGGCCAGTGAGCTCCCTAGCCCCAAGGTCACCCGTGGGGAACAAGGAGCAGAGGTGGGGCTCGCAGCCAGCCCAAGTGGAGTGTTCTTTGGATGTAACCTGTTTCCCTAAGAGACCCCCTCTGGGTCTCTTAGCTCAGTCTTCTCACAGCTCTGTGTGCCTGAAGGGGCAGTGATGAGATGTGAAGACAGGAGACGGTGACCCCAATGTGGC includes:
- the PATZ1 gene encoding POZ-, AT hook-, and zinc finger-containing protein 1 isoform X3; this translates as MERVGDAAAASCGGGGGGPGPGAPGPSAGCYTYQVSRHSTDMLHNLNQQRKNGGRFCDVLLRVGDESFPAHRAVLAACSEYFESVFSAQPADGGAPGGPDGPQEAAGGGAGGAPGAAGGGGPSRELEMHTISSKVFGDILDFAYTSRIVVRLESFPELMTAAKFLLMRSVIEICQEVIKQSNVQILVPPARADLMLFRPPGAADLGFPLDMTNGAGLGPGGSGIAGSVPPDDEAARAAGAAAAAGQAALPVLPGVDRLPMVAGPLSPQLLASPFQNVGGAAPPLSGKRGRGRPRKANLLDSMMFGAPGGLREAGILPCGLCGKVFTDAGRLRQHEAQHGVTSLQLGYIDIPPPRVGENGLPVPEDPDGPRKRSRTRKQVACEICGKIFRDVYHLNRHKLSHSGEKPYSCPVCGLRFKRKDRMSYHVRSHDGSVGKPYICQSCGKGFSRPDHLNGHIKQVHTSERPHKCQTCNASFATRDRLRSHLACHEDKVPCQVCGKYLRAAYMADHLKKHSEGPSNFCSICNRVKVELTTKSESEPRDPLKTSVDIRDSATQHLEALDMKNSLAVPTMW
- the PATZ1 gene encoding POZ-, AT hook-, and zinc finger-containing protein 1 isoform X5, which codes for MERVGDAAAASCGGGGGGPGPGAPGPSAGCYTYQVSRHSTDMLHNLNQQRKNGGRFCDVLLRVGDESFPAHRAVLAACSEYFESVFSAQPADGGAPGGPDGPQEAAGGGAGGAPGAAGGGGPSRELEMHTISSKVFGDILDFAYTSRIVVRLESFPELMTAAKFLLMRSVIEICQEVIKQSNVQILVPPARADLMLFRPPGAADLGFPLDMTNGAGLGPGGSGIAGSVPPDDEAARAAGAAAAAGQAALPVLPGVDRLPMVAGPLSPQLLASPFQNVGGAAPPLSGKRGRGRPRKANLLDSMMFGAPGGLREAGILPCGLCGKVFTDAGRLRQHEAQHGVTSLQLGYIDIPPPRVGENGLPVPEDPDGPRKRSRTRKQVACEICGKIFRDVYHLNRHKLSHSGEKPYSCPVCGLRFKRKDRMSYHVRSHDGSVGKPYICQSCGKGFSRPDHLNGHIKQVHTSERPHKCQVWGGSSSGLPPLETLPSDLASWDFAQPALWRSAHPVPDTAFSLSLKKSFQALDNLGPTHSGSHLFCSAPPAYLRQGWTTPEGNRAFAQWPVG
- the PATZ1 gene encoding POZ-, AT hook-, and zinc finger-containing protein 1 isoform X4, giving the protein MERVGDAAAASCGGGGGGPGPGAPGPSAGCYTYQVSRHSTDMLHNLNQQRKNGGRFCDVLLRVGDESFPAHRAVLAACSEYFESVFSAQPADGGAPGGPDGPQEAAGGGAGGAPGAAGGGGPSRELEMHTISSKVFGDILDFAYTSRIVVRLESFPELMTAAKFLLMRSVIEICQEVIKQSNVQILVPPARADLMLFRPPGAADLGFPLDMTNGAGLGPGGSGIAGSVPPDDEAARAAGAAAAAGQAALPVLPGVDRLPMVAGPLSPQLLASPFQNVGGAAPPLSGKRGRGRPRKANLLDSMMFGAPGGLREAGILPCGLCGKVFTDAGRLRQHEAQHGVTSLQLGYIDIPPPRVGENGLPVPEDPDGPRKRSRTRKQVACEICGKIFRDVYHLNRHKLSHSGEKPYSCPVCGLRFKRKDRMSYHVRSHDGSVGKPYICQSCGKGFSRPDHLNGHIKQVHTSERPHKCQTCNASFATRDRLRSHLACHEDKVPCQVCGKYLRAAYMADHLKKHSEGPSNFCSICNRGLQAPGARPEWGSSVPLRQDLWHQRRPEMLTSGPDGEL